The Hydra vulgaris chromosome 14, alternate assembly HydraT2T_AEP genome includes the window ATTGATCTTTATTTCTCAAGGTGATATTGACATTTTTGGTAAAAGGCCATTGTAAACCATCGTCCAGGTCACCTCTTAACAATTGAAAGTAAATGGCTAGTTTGTTGATATCGGTACTTCGTGTATACACTTTTATACGATAACGGTAACCTTCTGATGTGTAAACTGGTTCTGTATAAAATGGTTCATCTGATAACAGCCTGAGATTCATTTGATCGAGTTTGATCAATTGCATGTCTTTAAAAACGTGTTGAATTACCTTGACTTCTTTAGGTTGTTGAATGGAATTTTTAAAGCTAAGAATTCTGTGCTATTTTCTTCTGCGAtatgataaagttttgttatttcttGTTTGAGTTGTTCTGTATCTTGTTGATTTGCTAAAACCAACATGTTGTCATAAAAGAGACTTTTTAATTCTGCCATTTCTTGGTTCGTTTTTGCTAGGGTTTGTTGAAGTTTGTCATTTTcttcttttagatttttaatttctttttcttgaagACTCTTCATTTTATTCATGATTTGATTCATAGAAagattcaaataatttaaatttttcttttcgtCTTGAATGATTTGGTTCAAATAACGATTTTGTTGTTCTTTATAATATCGAAAGCAGATGACAGAGTGTTCATAATAATCTTGATCATCGATTTTggtattacaaaaaaaacatattttttgtatatctaGAAATTCATAATCACATTCGTGGTTTAACAAATCTTGTACCTTTTTTTTACAGGTGAAACATTCGTGGGAGTATTGTTCTGTAGAACAATCTGTTTGATGCTGTAAAAGTTCTTTTGCACTAAATTCTTTGTCACAAAAACAGCAAGGATATATGTTGgctgacatttttttattagttgctgaaaaaaaacatttatttatataaaaactataaaaaaaatatacatgtcttttttaacataaaagaattaataaataaacaaaattgcttaataaaacatataaaagaataaaaatatagaggTTTGTATCCATATCTTCTTCTTCTtcaaatatattgttaaaagttatattttctacttctttttgttcttcatttaaataatcaCCAAACCCAGGAAACATATCTTCaaaatcatcattattattcatttttttagttgtctaaaaaaagaaaaaaattacaaaataaagtgaTCTTATTTTATCACAACTGTTCGTCTTATGCTGCAATATGATTCACGTCAGTGAAAAAAGGGTTGGTTTATGATGAAAGTGACTAATCAAACCCATGTGTTCTTATTGTcgagtttattatttaaaaagtgatgATTGTTATTTATCAAGGTTTTCTAATTATTATTCGTTTTTAGTTGactaaaaaagatatatttacaaataaaaaattataaataaagctCTGGTAAGTTGTCCATTTTATTAATAACGTCTATAACGTATTGTTCCCAATCCATTTCATCTAAGATTTCATgcatttctttttctatttcttcCACTTCTTTTTCCATTTCTTCTTCTAACATTTGTAATTTTAGTTCTTCAATATCATCTGATTCTTCTTCCATTTCTTGTACTAATtgttctaaatatttttcataaccTTCCTCTGTTAACTCTTCCATCTCCATTAGTTCTTGCaaatctttttcttcttcttttgtcAATAATAACTCGTGGTAGCATATAGTACCCTCATTAATATTTTCTCcataactaaaagaaaaaaataaaaataaatgtataaaaatataaaaatgtataaaaaagaaaaaagtgtaTAGGCTTACCATCCACAGTTTTTGATATATcgatttttgatatattgtttcattattttaatatattaggttgctaaaaaaataaaaaaattacaaaaaattattgcaaaaaaaattacaaaaaattattttacaatacttaaataacctaaaaaaattttttacaatacttaAATAACCTAAAAGtgtattattaaatactaaaaaataaaaaaaaattattgcattatgaaaatttttacaatttccaTAGTCTTTATTATATGATCTAAAAGtgtattattaatttcatatatTATAACATCGATAGACCAATCCCATAAAGCTTGATATATAGCGCGAGCTGCTTCGAGTTCGGTACCTTTTCTttgataaattaagtttaaaagtcTCATCATTCTTTCATTAATGTTGGGGTAATCATGTTGTATACATTCTATTTCTCGCTTTTCATAACCAAGATAAGCTGCTAAAGTTTGCCATCGTTCTGCCATTTGCCATGGTTGCAATTGTGCtgctatttttagttttaattgtgtataattcattattttatttgctaaaaaaatataaaaattaatataaataattcattataaataatttacattgttgtatgttatataaaagtttttcgtCTTCCCATatggataaaataaaatacaaatgctTCATCGCCAACTTTTTGTTTGGTTGATTTAGTATAAATGTagttaaaacgttttttaatttatcgaatgtttttatgtaatttttattaatttttctgatttcagttctttttaaatttaacaaaaacgtCAAATGTTTCCATTCATGATGGAGTTGTTTTGAGGTgtgatttattatttctttaatcatttttattattctattatatataaaatagtaatattaaaatagtaatatcaAAATAGTAATAACGAAAAAAtagtaatgtatatatataatagtaataacaaaatagtaataacaactaaaaaaaaattttttctataaaaaaatatatataaaagctttataaaatttcgATCTCTGTATATTCTGGATCTGGACTCTCTAAAAAAACAGACAAAGgggatattaaaaaaaatatttatacttttttataaaataaaaaaaggatcaAGTTCAACTTACGAGGAGAGTAGTCCCAGTGTGATGGGCCGACTTCCCTATTGGGTTCTGGTGGTGATAGTGGTGATCGTGGTGATCGTGGTGATCGTGGTGATAGTGGTGATAGTGGTGGTGATCGTGGATacggattttttaaaaaaagattattttaaaaaaaatgtatttttttttattaataagaaaaaatagtaaagttaaaaaaaacttacgaCGAGTGCGAGATAATCTTGTACGATCTACAAAATTTTCATtgacaaaatttctaaaatcgCTTAGTctttgcatttctttttctagaaaaaaatagtattataaaaaataataaatttttcttacaaaataaaaaaaccataagAACAATTACCTCTTTTTGCGTTGTATGGAAATATTTGAGcgataggttttttttttcattttgaacaatataaaattgatcATTAACACTGTCACTAAAAACTTcgtatttaatattgttaattgtgATATAtctcattattaaaactaaaaaaaataggtttatttagaaataaatactctatttttattgtaagaaatataaatagttataaatatcattttttataaaatgcctAAAATAAGGTATACTCCTAGATCATTAAACACTGTCAATATGGCACGTACAAAAACAACAGTTCCTAGAACAAAAAAAGCAGTTCAAACACAAACAAGTACAAAACAAAGTTCAACATCGACACAGACTGAAAATCAGTATTTACCGAGCAATTGTAAAAGAATATTATCGTGTTTACGAAGCACAAAGAACagatataaagataattaaacaAATCGTAAACTTGGAAGAGTTGGTAAAAGAATAAAACGCTGGGTTCATACTGCCGAATCCTATGTCGATATTAAACATCAATTAAAAGAAGCAAACATACGAcgaaaaaatagacaaaaataatatatttacaaaaagaaatttatatacaaaaaaattattgatatgaATAAACAGTGGGTGAAAAAAATAGtctttttagtgttttttttaaatcgcttCTTTTTTTCGagcggcttttttttttttttctaaaaaatgaaaaaaatgttttttttaaaaaaaactaacatgtttaatataaaaaagtgtataaaaaaagcttactttttttatagagttttttagAGTTGTTTCTGTAAATTCTAATGGAGCTTCGTCTTCCATTTCTTTTTCAGCTTCTTTTGGAGGTTCggtttgattttttatgataaagtcTATTTTATCTGGatcgttaataaaaatattgaaatccAATACTGGATCATCTTCTATTAAAATAACTGAATCGTCATCACTTACAACGATTTCTGGTTCTTCTTCGTTTAAAGTTacttcattttctttaaaatttatttcttttctgaCGACTTCTTcgtctaaaaaatatttagtttttttcaccGAGCGTTTCATTaatgtttttgtcatttttgattttgttaacaaaaaaaacacgcctttttatatataaaatttaatctcTACAGATTAAAGCGAAATAATAGCTAAAGTGATGTAActttatgcaataaaaagaaaatgctGTGTCATGCTAGtcaaaattagaaacttttaatACCGCTTTTATGAACAAGATTAAAGAGATTAAAATACGgagtaaacaactttttaaaaacactgcGAAGAAAAAAACTCTGCGTAAAGTGTTAAAATAACATGTTAAATGAATTCAAAACTCCATGAACCATCACGTCGACGTAGCATAGTGCATTCGCTCGCCGCACTATGTTTCTAACGCCATGACATTAGACCGTTGAGGGTTCGATTCTCGGTGAAGGTAGTAGAAAGTTTAGTTAGttcaatgttaaaaatatcaagcCGACGAAAGTAGACTTGGTAATGTATGTCTAGATagttatatgttaaaaatatcaagcCGACGAAAGTAGACTTGGTAATGTATGTCTAGATagttatatgttaaaaatatcaagcCGACGAAAGTAGACTTGGTAATGTATGTCTAGATagttatatgttaaaaatatcaagcCGACGAAAGTAGACTTGGTAATGTATGTCTAGATagttatatgttaaaaatatcaagcCGACGAAAGTAGACTTGGTAATGTATGTCTAgatagttatatattaaaaatatcaagccGACGAAAGTAGACTTGGTAATGTATGTCTAGATagttatatgttaaaaatatcaagcCGACGAAAGTAGACTTGGTAATGTATGTGGAGTGTGTGAGAACGAGTGAGCGCACGAGTGTGTGAGTAAGCAGGCTAAGGATTAAGGCAGGATTAAGTAAGTTAAGTAAGGactaagtaagtaagtaagaaaaaaaatacggccgtataaaaatataaagactgtaagaaaaaaacacaagtaAGTAGGCCTACTAAGATAAAGTGAAGATAGAATAAGTAAGGTTGTGTCAGGGTGACactatgtttttttatcttgtaaaaaaaagatataaaaaaaatacaagtcaaaaaaagttaaagtcgaaaaaaagttaaagtcaaaaaagttaaagtcaaaaaaaaaaagtcaaagtcaaaaaaaaaaaaaagttaaagacaAAAATggctgcagatgatattgattttTCCCGTATGATTGTAAGACGGAATTTATTTTCAACACCTTCCTATAAAAGCAATTTGAGACCTAAATATACATCTAAATTACCCAAATATACAGTAGATGGAAAATGGCCTTTTCATAGGGatgctttttttgaattttttgatagGACCTCTTTTGATGAAAACGAGTTAACTGATCCCAATAATACAGAACTAAGAACTCTAAGACGTAGAAgagttaagaaaaatttaaaaaaaataaagcgtCAATATTGTAGAAAAGCACTGATGTGTTATCGAAAAACAAAAagcaagtatataaataataaacaaaatcgTGAATTAAATCGAGTAGGAAAACCGATATATcgttttgttttaacaaaagtGGATCGTAATAAACACAGAAAcgaagtatttaatatttaaaaataaatgagacATAGAAGACATAGAGGTCATAGAAAtactaaaagatatatttttgtcCATCGAAAATCGACACCTCATCCTAGACCTTATCATTCTTTAATTGGTAAAGGGCGAACACGTAGTTATAAGCGTGGTAAAggtctttttaatattaaactatttaaggACTATAGCTATTTATGCAAAAGTGGTTCGTGTTAaacaaagcaatttttatttaaaaaatgagacATAGAAGACATAGAGGACATAGAAATgctaaaagatatatttttgttcATCGAAAATCGAGACCTCATCCAAGACCTTATCATTCTTTAGTTGGTAAAGGGAGAAAACGTATACTTAGAAAACGTGGTAAAGGTTTCCTTGGTAACCTATTAGGAGGTATTCCTTTAATTggtgatttgtttaaaactatagtttaatcggattaaaaaacatgtataaaaaaGCTCAACTCTGTAAAacgtttatttacaaaaaaaatgaattcaacAGTGTGTAAACACGCCAAAAGAAAAAgtcacattaaaaaatattgcgacAAATGTTTTGTGCAAAGAATGAAAAAACACgttcaagaaaatttaaaagaatatcaaTGGTTGTTTGAAGATATGAAAAAACATAAGAACGACGAGTTAAAAAATTTACGAACTGACACGAGTGCGTTTGGAGATTACATTTTGACTTATGAGTATAAAAACGGCATTGTTGAAATCATATCTGGCGACAAAAAAAATGGACACACAAAAACATCCGCTTTTTTTGGTGGTTTTGTATTagattttgatattataaataaaatatatagtatatcacATGTATATGACGGTGTTTTTTTTGTAGgcaataaaataccaaaaatatattgataaaaaaaatatttaatagtgttttttctgttttttttaaaaatgtactataaatttgtttgtttcgaaataaaaaatttcatttgaagaaaaaaattcatttgaaataaacaaaaaaaaaaggagtttaaaacttgtttaaacgAATTTTATAGCTCTGTTATGAATGTAGAAGCTTCCAAGTTTGAAGCTAGCGATAGTTTAAAACAAGTTGAAGGcaattttaaattagtatttcgTTTGGATGGAAGTAAACAAATCAAAGTAACTCGTGTTAATAATAAAGCccatattgaatttttttatggtGAAAACAACCACATTTGTTCCACATTTAATATGAATtatgaaaactttgttgatgTTATTAAAGAGACATTTAACGTTTGGCAACTCGAAGAAGCAGACAACGAAGAAGCAGAAAATGACTTTTGAAACTTACGCAGCAGACGCTTATCCGTTTCCACAAttagaagatttttatatttcactATTCAAAGCTAATAGTAAAGCAAAGGGAGATTTTTCTTTGTCACATTGTTTAAAACAGAGTCAAATTATTAAAGTaacttattcaaataataaatatcttattgtatttatatatgaagACGGAGAAAAACATCATTTTGAAATaagtcaaaaaaagtttatacgttTTGTTGGATGTTCTCTTGGCGGATGGTTTATCGACGTAAAACGCAGAAATGACGTTATAGATCTAAGATACGTAAGCGAAGAAGAGTCCGACGAGGAAGAGGATTAGCCGATTTTATCACGCCTAAAAATGTAACTAACGCATTGCAAGTGGGTTCGCTGTTATACGGTATAAAAAAAGCGTGGAAaggcaaaaaaacaaaaacgccTCCTGTTCCTGTTGTTACAAAACCTGCCAACCCTTATATGCCTCCGGATAAAGTGTTtgaagtatattaaaaaaaaaagttgtaaaaaaaatattatattaattcatttaatgaataaatatgtacatataaaaaattgtttcttttttcttgttctcgtttctttttataacgttttattagaatagttttttttcctttgcaagttaaacaatttattttataaagatgtaTTTTTGCAGATCTTTTGGTAACAGTATTAAAAATCCGTACTTCTTGATTTACAACGTGGATAGTgcagttttttaacaaatgttgattttttttttcttttaaaactacaaaaaacagTTCACCATATCCATTGCACGTGGCGCATTTTTCTCCTACGATTTCTTCTAATAGCGTGTGCGCTGTTCTCTTCATGAttctgtttatattaaattcagAGCAATTTgcctttttatttcttttttagtcATGACAT containing:
- the LOC136090791 gene encoding uncharacterized protein LOC136090791, which codes for MKQYIKNRYIKNCGCYGENINEGTICYHELLLTKEEEKDLQELMEMEELTEEGYEKYLEQLVQEMEEESDDIEELKLQMLEEEMEKEVEEIEKEMHEILDEMDWEQYVIDVINKMDNLPELYL